From a region of the Salvelinus fontinalis isolate EN_2023a chromosome 13, ASM2944872v1, whole genome shotgun sequence genome:
- the LOC129867805 gene encoding trace amine-associated receptor 13c-like isoform X1 has product MSICFVLLYEVDGHQAVEYCFPLHNSSCVKEVRSIAENILAHLFFFSASAFTVFVNLLVIISISHFKQLHTPTNLLILSLAVADLLVGIVVIPVEAIKVIESCWYLGETMCSVFHGIVFSVIFASVYNLVIIAVDRYVAVCDPLLYISKITIGKTLTSIFLTWIFSFIYNLVILYCNGQWHRSQAHKNCHGECVLIISFTWGIIDLFVAFVAPCSVIICLYMNIFKVARIQVKVMNITTRIKMSESKATKTLGVVLSVFLVVWITYYVGSLTEDYLAHSNVIIAFLSWVVYIHSFLNPLIYALFYPWFKTAARHILTLHILAPSSSLINLLPENC; this is encoded by the exons ATGTCAATATGTTTTGTTTTACTGTA TGAAGTGGATGGACATCAAGCAGTAGAATACTGTTTTCCTCTCCACAACTCGTCTTGCGTTAAGGAGGTACGATCCATAGCAGAAAATATACTCGCGCACCTTTTTTTTTTCTCTGCGTCAGCATTCACAGTGTTTGTGAATCTGCTGGTGatcatctccatctctcacttcAAGCAGCTCCACACTCCAACCAACCTGCtcatcctctctctggctgtggcaGATCTGCTGGTTGGGATTGTTGTGATTCCAGTGGAGGCCATCAAAGTCATCGAGTCATGCTGGTATCTTGGTGAAACAATGTGTTCAGTTTTTCATGGGATTGTTTTTTCTGTCATTTTTGCATCTGTATACAATTTAGTTATCATAGCTGTTGACAGATATGTTGCTGTTTGTGATCCTTTACTCTACATTTCAAAAATAACTATTGGAAAAACATTGACTTCTATATTCCTAACCTGGATATTTTCTTTTATATATAATCTTGTTATTCTATACTGTAATGGTCAATGGCATCGTTCTCAGGCACACAAGAATTGCCATGGAGAATGTGTGTTGATTATCAGTTTTACATGGGGAATTATTGACCTTTTTGTCGCCTTTGTTGCACCTTGTTCTGTTATTATATGCTTATACATGAACATTTTCAAAGTGGCAAGAATTCAAGTCAAAGTGATGAATATCACAACTAGGATCAAGATGTCAGAGAGTAAGGCAACCAAAACACTGGGGGTTGTGTTATCGGTTTTCCTCGTCGTTTGGATCACATATTATGTAGGTTCACTTACTGAGGACTACCTGGCACATTCAAATGTCATCATAGCATTTCTCTCCTGGGTTGTGTACATTCATTCATTCCTTAACCCTCTGATCTATGCATTGTTTTACCCATGGTTCAAAACAGCAGCAAGACACATCTTAACCTTACATATCCTGGCACCCTCATCCTCCTTAATAAATCTCCTTCCAGAAAATTGTTAG
- the LOC129867805 gene encoding trace amine-associated receptor 13c-like isoform X2 yields MAFSEVDGHQAVEYCFPLHNSSCVKEVRSIAENILAHLFFFSASAFTVFVNLLVIISISHFKQLHTPTNLLILSLAVADLLVGIVVIPVEAIKVIESCWYLGETMCSVFHGIVFSVIFASVYNLVIIAVDRYVAVCDPLLYISKITIGKTLTSIFLTWIFSFIYNLVILYCNGQWHRSQAHKNCHGECVLIISFTWGIIDLFVAFVAPCSVIICLYMNIFKVARIQVKVMNITTRIKMSESKATKTLGVVLSVFLVVWITYYVGSLTEDYLAHSNVIIAFLSWVVYIHSFLNPLIYALFYPWFKTAARHILTLHILAPSSSLINLLPENC; encoded by the coding sequence ATGGCGTTCAGTGAAGTGGATGGACATCAAGCAGTAGAATACTGTTTTCCTCTCCACAACTCGTCTTGCGTTAAGGAGGTACGATCCATAGCAGAAAATATACTCGCGCACCTTTTTTTTTTCTCTGCGTCAGCATTCACAGTGTTTGTGAATCTGCTGGTGatcatctccatctctcacttcAAGCAGCTCCACACTCCAACCAACCTGCtcatcctctctctggctgtggcaGATCTGCTGGTTGGGATTGTTGTGATTCCAGTGGAGGCCATCAAAGTCATCGAGTCATGCTGGTATCTTGGTGAAACAATGTGTTCAGTTTTTCATGGGATTGTTTTTTCTGTCATTTTTGCATCTGTATACAATTTAGTTATCATAGCTGTTGACAGATATGTTGCTGTTTGTGATCCTTTACTCTACATTTCAAAAATAACTATTGGAAAAACATTGACTTCTATATTCCTAACCTGGATATTTTCTTTTATATATAATCTTGTTATTCTATACTGTAATGGTCAATGGCATCGTTCTCAGGCACACAAGAATTGCCATGGAGAATGTGTGTTGATTATCAGTTTTACATGGGGAATTATTGACCTTTTTGTCGCCTTTGTTGCACCTTGTTCTGTTATTATATGCTTATACATGAACATTTTCAAAGTGGCAAGAATTCAAGTCAAAGTGATGAATATCACAACTAGGATCAAGATGTCAGAGAGTAAGGCAACCAAAACACTGGGGGTTGTGTTATCGGTTTTCCTCGTCGTTTGGATCACATATTATGTAGGTTCACTTACTGAGGACTACCTGGCACATTCAAATGTCATCATAGCATTTCTCTCCTGGGTTGTGTACATTCATTCATTCCTTAACCCTCTGATCTATGCATTGTTTTACCCATGGTTCAAAACAGCAGCAAGACACATCTTAACCTTACATATCCTGGCACCCTCATCCTCCTTAATAAATCTCCTTCCAGAAAATTGTTAG